One region of Verrucomicrobiota bacterium genomic DNA includes:
- a CDS encoding aldo/keto reductase: MNVSRRDFLKLGLGSAALAGTPRAFAKKAESTVIPKRKFGRYPDELTVVGFGGHTLYFAGSQKDANAIIDRAFDLGVNFFENAWAYHGGQAEEYMGNALKGKRDQIFLMTKFSNFRQGPDMATAEEAMNQLEDSLRRLKTDYLDLWMMHNVVGDDAEDAYKKGGAIEALELAKEQGKIRYTGFTGHTDPKVHRDLIEGGYPWDGTLMPVSVVGALRSREFEEDTMPLCIENDIAVLGMKGFGGSRRTHLHSQTNAEEVVRYALSYPQVCTQVVGVDKVEYVDQAVAACGVSPMNAADRRNYVVNEIEDAEALAHGAILYERDACGGHGHHA, encoded by the coding sequence ATGAATGTTTCCCGTCGTGATTTTCTAAAGTTGGGTCTCGGCTCAGCTGCCCTAGCCGGAACCCCCCGCGCCTTCGCTAAGAAGGCCGAATCCACGGTGATCCCCAAGAGGAAATTCGGCCGCTATCCAGACGAGTTGACCGTCGTCGGGTTTGGAGGACATACGCTCTATTTCGCTGGCTCGCAAAAAGATGCGAACGCAATTATCGATCGGGCTTTTGACCTTGGCGTGAACTTTTTTGAGAACGCTTGGGCCTACCACGGAGGTCAGGCGGAAGAGTACATGGGGAACGCATTGAAGGGGAAACGGGATCAGATCTTCCTAATGACGAAGTTCAGTAATTTCCGTCAGGGTCCGGATATGGCAACCGCTGAGGAAGCAATGAACCAGCTGGAAGACTCGCTTCGTCGTCTAAAAACGGACTATCTCGACCTCTGGATGATGCATAACGTTGTTGGTGATGACGCGGAAGATGCTTATAAAAAAGGCGGTGCGATAGAGGCCCTTGAGCTCGCGAAAGAACAAGGGAAAATTCGTTACACTGGTTTCACTGGACACACTGATCCAAAGGTCCACCGGGATCTGATCGAAGGTGGCTATCCTTGGGATGGCACTTTGATGCCGGTTTCTGTAGTTGGCGCACTCCGTTCACGGGAGTTCGAAGAGGACACCATGCCGCTCTGCATTGAAAATGACATTGCAGTCTTGGGAATGAAGGGCTTTGGCGGCAGCCGTCGCACTCACCTCCACAGTCAAACCAATGCTGAGGAGGTAGTCCGCTACGCGCTCAGCTACCCTCAGGTCTGTACACAGGTGGTAGGTGTCGACAAGGTTGAATATGTGGACCAGGCAGTGGCGGCCTGTGGGGTGTCACCGATGAACGCGGCAGATCGGAGAAACTACGTGGTAAACGAAATTGAAGACGCCGAGGCGTTAGCCCATGGCGCCATTTTGTATGAGCGCGATGCCTGCGGTGG
- the menD gene encoding 2-succinyl-5-enolpyruvyl-6-hydroxy-3-cyclohexene-1-carboxylic-acid synthase: MTAESISPDEGSESSAQALSFLRGLIDCGVRDFVVSPGSRSTPLVLGLRTFSPVRSRVILDERSAAFFALGLADSTRKPVALICTSGTACANYLPAVVEAFERGVPLLLLTADRPPELRDCGSAQTIDQIGLFGKFCLWSIDAIVPQGLEGAYELYRIAVEGVGSVTGDVRGPAHFNLPFREPFLPAYSGNPAIPDKPHEEIESPHSEVDWERIRNSGPGWILVGVANPQDSIQWENSVFSLSDYLGWPIFADVSNPLRHSSGAEGRVVTQYEGLIGSGLLDEARELTPKALVQIGILPTAKNLREILGEFPVPRWQCSPEPGGLDPSRLPFEWISAPPEKWNQLPDETISNEFRASWIAADKAMKGVVTDWLLNRTGNFEGKLHYHVSQSVPEGSQILVGNSLPARDAERFWFSSRSNGVRLFMNRGASGIDGMVSTAAGLAEGGIPTFAILGDLTFLHDVGGLRAAARTDGSLTFIVIDNGGGRIFGQLPIRSETEIFEEYFLTPQSVDFQKLCEAHEIPFKEVHQVSEVAGELQETRPGARVILVRINSDDDATARQEWKKLFERFGTV; the protein is encoded by the coding sequence GTGACCGCTGAAAGCATATCTCCGGATGAGGGCTCTGAAAGTTCGGCTCAAGCTCTTTCCTTTCTGCGCGGCTTGATTGACTGCGGCGTTCGCGACTTTGTTGTCAGTCCGGGTTCGCGGTCGACGCCACTTGTCTTAGGACTTCGCACTTTTTCTCCCGTTCGTTCTCGAGTGATCTTAGACGAACGTTCCGCGGCCTTCTTTGCTCTTGGCTTAGCTGATAGCACCAGGAAACCCGTTGCACTGATCTGCACTTCCGGAACCGCATGCGCCAACTACTTGCCTGCAGTTGTCGAGGCATTCGAACGAGGCGTGCCGTTACTTTTGCTTACGGCTGATCGTCCGCCAGAATTGAGAGACTGCGGATCCGCACAGACGATCGATCAAATCGGATTGTTTGGAAAGTTCTGTCTCTGGTCGATCGATGCGATCGTCCCGCAGGGTTTGGAAGGGGCTTATGAACTTTACCGAATCGCAGTGGAAGGGGTGGGGAGTGTAACAGGGGATGTTCGTGGGCCTGCCCACTTTAATCTGCCGTTTCGGGAGCCTTTTCTTCCAGCATATTCCGGCAATCCTGCGATACCAGACAAGCCCCACGAAGAGATTGAGTCGCCCCATTCAGAAGTGGATTGGGAGCGTATTCGGAATTCGGGACCGGGATGGATTCTTGTGGGTGTAGCGAATCCTCAGGACTCGATTCAGTGGGAGAACTCTGTATTTTCGCTGAGTGACTACCTCGGATGGCCTATCTTTGCAGATGTTTCCAATCCCCTTCGTCATTCATCCGGTGCCGAGGGTAGGGTGGTCACCCAATACGAGGGTTTGATTGGTTCAGGCCTCTTGGATGAGGCCAGAGAATTGACCCCAAAAGCTCTAGTGCAGATTGGTATTCTTCCCACGGCGAAAAACCTTCGTGAAATTCTTGGAGAGTTCCCTGTTCCCCGCTGGCAATGTTCTCCTGAACCAGGAGGCCTCGACCCCTCGCGACTTCCTTTTGAATGGATTTCAGCGCCTCCCGAGAAGTGGAATCAGCTCCCTGATGAAACCATTTCAAATGAGTTTCGAGCCAGTTGGATCGCCGCGGACAAAGCCATGAAAGGTGTAGTGACTGATTGGCTACTGAATAGAACCGGAAACTTCGAAGGGAAACTCCATTACCACGTTTCCCAGTCGGTGCCCGAAGGTTCTCAGATACTGGTTGGGAACAGTCTTCCTGCCCGCGATGCGGAGCGTTTTTGGTTTTCTTCGCGATCAAATGGGGTGCGTCTTTTCATGAACCGAGGGGCAAGCGGAATCGATGGAATGGTATCGACTGCTGCTGGTTTAGCAGAAGGTGGAATTCCGACCTTTGCCATTCTTGGAGACTTAACCTTTCTCCACGATGTAGGTGGGTTGCGTGCTGCGGCGAGGACTGATGGATCACTCACCTTTATTGTGATCGATAATGGGGGAGGGAGGATATTCGGTCAGCTTCCAATCCGATCGGAAACCGAGATTTTCGAAGAGTATTTTCTCACCCCGCAAAGCGTGGATTTCCAGAAGCTCTGCGAAGCTCATGAGATTCCGTTTAAAGAGGTTCATCAGGTGTCTGAGGTAGCAGGCGAGCTTCAAGAGACTCGTCCGGGAGCGCGGGTAATCTTGGTGAGAATCAATTCGGACGACGATGCGACTGCTCGACAGGAATGGAAGAAACTCTTCGAGAGATTCGGAACAGTCTGA
- the msrA gene encoding peptide-methionine (S)-S-oxide reductase MsrA, whose amino-acid sequence MKVSCHPTLLFLALVLPIFTACGSSDDTAKAVIPEELNEFAVATLAGGCFWCLEGPFEKEEGVKAVFSGYTGGPEVDPSYQDVAYGRTGHTEAVQVFYDPDVISYSEILDIFWRQINPTDLSGQFADRGSQYRPEIFVQNEEEREIAEASKMALEESGRFERPVVVPISDYQPFYPAEIYHQDYYLKNPLHYERYRRGSGRAGFLEEVWGS is encoded by the coding sequence ATGAAGGTTTCCTGTCACCCGACGCTTCTTTTTCTCGCCCTAGTTCTCCCGATTTTCACCGCTTGCGGCAGTTCGGACGACACCGCTAAAGCGGTGATTCCAGAGGAGCTCAACGAGTTTGCCGTCGCCACACTGGCTGGTGGTTGTTTCTGGTGTCTGGAAGGTCCGTTTGAAAAAGAGGAGGGTGTGAAAGCGGTGTTCTCGGGCTACACGGGTGGACCGGAAGTTGACCCGAGTTATCAGGATGTGGCTTATGGTCGGACTGGCCACACCGAGGCAGTTCAGGTCTTTTACGATCCCGATGTCATTTCCTACAGTGAAATTCTTGATATCTTCTGGCGTCAGATCAATCCCACCGATCTCAGTGGACAGTTTGCCGACCGTGGTTCTCAGTATCGGCCGGAGATCTTTGTTCAGAATGAGGAAGAGCGGGAGATCGCCGAAGCTTCAAAGATGGCACTGGAAGAAAGCGGCCGATTTGAACGTCCAGTTGTCGTCCCGATTTCGGATTACCAACCCTTCTACCCTGCCGAGATTTACCATCAGGATTATTATCTCAAAAACCCCCTCCACTACGAGCGCTACCGCCGGGGGTCTGGTCGAGCTGGGTTCTTGGAGGAAGTCTGGGGAAGTTAG
- a CDS encoding 50S ribosomal protein L11 methyltransferase: MIKIFSVIPEELVQPLEDYFCEEISSWSIVHPRPEDAVTLCGYFDDETESRSRWDSLRNEFPTLPRDPEVEVVQDEDWMESYKHHLRPWAYGRLQWVPEWERESFAVERDQAVVYLDSGLAFGTGSHETTRLCAEALVEYSEAKGVEGKVIDAGCGSGVLALSAIKLGFAEVFAFDNDPEAIRVTKENATANGLDDDLMVAEAGIEDGLAKRKCTLLLANIQSNVLSVYADEFTSSVQDGGWLVLSGILAHEAERVASVFQGAAERNWGEKIESIVRTDGEWSLVLFERSG, translated from the coding sequence ATGATCAAAATTTTTTCTGTGATCCCCGAGGAATTGGTCCAACCGCTCGAGGATTATTTTTGTGAGGAAATATCTTCGTGGTCGATTGTTCATCCGCGACCAGAGGACGCAGTGACTTTGTGCGGTTATTTTGATGACGAAACAGAAAGTCGCTCTCGTTGGGACTCTCTGCGGAACGAGTTTCCTACTCTACCCAGAGATCCTGAGGTTGAGGTCGTCCAAGATGAGGATTGGATGGAATCCTACAAACATCACCTCAGACCATGGGCCTACGGAAGGTTACAGTGGGTTCCTGAGTGGGAGCGTGAGTCATTTGCGGTGGAGCGAGACCAAGCGGTGGTCTACCTCGACTCGGGTTTGGCGTTTGGAACAGGAAGTCACGAGACCACTCGTTTGTGCGCAGAAGCTCTGGTGGAGTATAGCGAGGCCAAGGGAGTTGAGGGTAAAGTGATCGACGCTGGCTGCGGGAGCGGAGTCCTTGCACTTTCTGCAATCAAATTGGGTTTCGCAGAGGTTTTTGCTTTCGACAATGACCCCGAAGCAATCCGGGTAACGAAGGAGAACGCTACTGCAAACGGTCTTGATGATGACCTTATGGTTGCCGAAGCGGGTATCGAGGACGGCTTGGCGAAACGGAAGTGCACACTCCTTCTCGCCAATATCCAATCCAATGTGCTTTCCGTTTATGCAGACGAATTTACCTCCTCTGTTCAAGATGGGGGTTGGCTCGTACTCAGCGGTATTCTCGCACATGAGGCAGAGAGAGTTGCGTCGGTTTTTCAAGGTGCAGCTGAGCGCAACTGGGGAGAAAAGATCGAATCCATAGTGCGAACGGACGGCGAATGGTCCCTCGTCTTATTCGAGAGGTCCGGCTAA
- a CDS encoding adenylyltransferase/cytidyltransferase family protein, protein MNPSLPTPPLAADLVERRKRLRADGKTLVFTNGCFDLVHPGHVSYLKEAAAMGDELWIGINGDGSVRALKGDKRPILSESERAYLLRAFSFVAEVFVFPEMRLTEEIRIIRPDIYVKAGDYTLESLDKSERAAFEEVGSSIVFVPFLEGFSTSAMIGRIKEAF, encoded by the coding sequence ATGAACCCGTCTCTGCCCACTCCCCCTCTCGCCGCCGATCTTGTTGAGAGACGAAAGCGACTGCGTGCGGATGGGAAGACACTGGTTTTTACCAATGGTTGTTTTGACCTCGTCCATCCGGGGCACGTGTCCTACCTGAAGGAAGCGGCTGCTATGGGAGACGAGCTCTGGATCGGAATCAACGGCGATGGGAGTGTCCGTGCTCTAAAAGGCGATAAACGTCCGATCCTTTCTGAGTCTGAGCGTGCTTACCTCCTTCGGGCGTTCTCATTTGTTGCGGAGGTGTTCGTCTTTCCTGAAATGAGACTGACTGAAGAAATTCGAATCATACGACCGGACATTTACGTAAAGGCGGGAGACTACACGCTGGAAAGTTTGGACAAATCGGAACGAGCGGCATTTGAGGAGGTGGGTTCAAGCATCGTCTTCGTTCCTTTTCTCGAAGGATTTAGCACTTCCGCTATGATTGGGCGCATCAAGGAAGCATTTTAG
- the dnaJ gene encoding molecular chaperone DnaJ: MAKEDYYHLLGVEKNASADEIKKAYRKMAVKWHPDKNPDNPEAEAKFKEISEAYEVLKDPEKKAAYDRYGHAAFAQGGVGAGRAGGAGGGFHDPFDIFREVFGGGSGRSGGGGGIFEDFFGGAGGGVSESGLEGADLRFDLEISLDEAASGIEKEIRYRRPVSCAKCNGEGAEPGSGRKTCPTCGGTGQVSSSRGFISFRQVCPTCNGEGVVIEKPCATCSGEGRITETSTLKVKIPAGVDSGSRLRSAGKGEAGVRGGQSGDLYIVIHVKDHELFERRNDNLYMELKIPFTLAALGGTLEVPTLTGKGSIKIPSGTQTGTTFRLKGKGMPHLRGSGTGDQMVQVSINVPKKLSGEEKEALEAFAKACGDDTDSESGGFFKGIFK, encoded by the coding sequence ATGGCCAAGGAAGACTACTACCATCTTTTGGGTGTCGAAAAGAATGCGTCGGCTGACGAGATCAAGAAGGCCTATCGGAAAATGGCGGTGAAATGGCACCCCGACAAAAATCCGGATAACCCAGAGGCAGAAGCGAAGTTCAAGGAAATCTCAGAAGCTTACGAGGTCCTCAAGGATCCTGAGAAAAAGGCCGCCTACGACCGCTATGGCCATGCCGCCTTTGCTCAAGGTGGTGTGGGCGCTGGTCGAGCCGGAGGTGCTGGAGGTGGATTTCATGACCCATTTGACATTTTCCGGGAAGTTTTTGGAGGAGGTTCAGGACGTTCAGGCGGCGGCGGAGGCATTTTTGAAGACTTCTTTGGAGGTGCTGGAGGCGGTGTATCCGAAAGTGGATTGGAGGGAGCGGATTTACGTTTTGATCTGGAAATTTCGCTTGATGAAGCGGCCTCTGGCATCGAAAAGGAGATTCGCTACCGACGTCCCGTCTCCTGCGCAAAGTGCAACGGCGAAGGTGCGGAACCCGGCTCGGGCCGCAAGACCTGTCCAACCTGTGGGGGCACTGGCCAAGTCAGTTCTTCGAGGGGATTCATTAGCTTTCGGCAGGTCTGCCCGACCTGTAACGGTGAAGGAGTTGTCATCGAGAAACCCTGCGCGACCTGTAGCGGAGAAGGTCGGATCACTGAGACCAGCACGCTCAAGGTCAAGATTCCTGCGGGAGTCGATTCAGGATCGCGACTGCGTTCGGCCGGAAAAGGAGAAGCGGGAGTGCGGGGAGGTCAATCCGGCGACCTTTACATCGTGATCCATGTAAAGGACCATGAGTTGTTCGAACGGAGAAACGACAATCTCTACATGGAGCTAAAAATTCCGTTCACCTTAGCGGCTTTGGGTGGCACCCTCGAAGTGCCGACTCTCACAGGCAAGGGTTCGATCAAGATTCCTTCCGGTACCCAGACGGGAACCACTTTCCGCCTCAAAGGCAAAGGGATGCCACACTTACGCGGATCCGGAACCGGTGACCAAATGGTCCAGGTTTCAATCAATGTTCCCAAAAAGTTGAGTGGCGAAGAGAAAGAGGCTCTGGAGGCGTTCGCAAAAGCCTGTGGCGACGACACCGACTCAGAATCGGGAGGTTTCTTTAAGGGAATCTTTAAGTAG
- a CDS encoding nucleotide exchange factor GrpE gives MTKNTEEDTKETVEEPLPEGEPTPIDHEEFSEDSEPETDESPESALLKRLDEAEEKAKENQEKYLRSVADLDNFRRRTARERDELRDFAVGSVVEDLLPAMDNLRLGLEAADNHPEAKDVAYGFQMVADQLKKTLEGYGLKESTPTGEDFDPNLHDCMAHEAHEEVPEGKVIKTVRPGYTLKKRLLRAASVIVSSGSPSEEDGGADSSAEES, from the coding sequence ATGACCAAAAACACGGAAGAAGACACAAAGGAAACTGTGGAGGAACCACTCCCAGAAGGTGAGCCAACACCCATAGATCATGAGGAGTTTTCGGAAGATTCTGAACCAGAAACTGACGAATCTCCGGAAAGTGCTCTCCTCAAACGACTCGACGAGGCTGAGGAAAAGGCTAAGGAAAACCAGGAGAAATATCTGCGGAGCGTTGCGGATTTAGATAATTTTCGCCGTCGGACAGCTCGGGAGCGGGATGAGCTGCGGGACTTTGCGGTTGGCTCGGTTGTGGAGGACCTACTCCCAGCGATGGACAACCTTCGACTTGGCCTGGAAGCGGCAGACAACCACCCAGAGGCGAAGGATGTGGCCTATGGTTTTCAGATGGTTGCGGACCAACTCAAAAAGACCCTCGAGGGTTACGGGTTGAAGGAGAGCACTCCTACTGGGGAGGATTTTGATCCAAACCTCCATGACTGTATGGCCCACGAAGCACACGAAGAAGTTCCCGAGGGAAAGGTGATCAAGACCGTTCGTCCGGGTTATACTTTAAAGAAAAGACTTTTGCGTGCCGCTTCAGTGATTGTTTCTAGCGGTTCGCCATCCGAAGAGGATGGTGGAGCGGATTCTTCGGCTGAGGAGAGTTAA
- a CDS encoding 3-deoxy-D-manno-octulosonic acid transferase: MIWLYRLLFPFALIVGLPFYLKRILKRGGYGERFADRLGFPPSFNRKEGGRVVWIQAVSVGEILAIQPVIKLLKERNQNLQVVLTTTTSTGFAIAREKNIGADFLAYFPVDLWPVSAKVWKRFRPDLCILMEGELWPEHLHQAKKRGVPVYLINARLSDRSFRRYQKAGSLGRFPFRGVTKVCAGSKEDAERFDELLEGTIPVEVFGNLKFDVDVIELPNPEKRLSELRELGLVSELSVKPPLILLGSSTWPGEATPLVKAYQVLASRGLDLRLVIVPRHAEKRAGVIAEIENLGLSASVRSVDGPCKSGDRVYLADTTGELQSFTALSDLVFVGKSLPPSDGGQTPIEAAALGKPIVYGPQMTNFKAACSGLEKRGGALRAEDEGEVETTLVELALNPEKRASMSAASLAWHRENRGSVERTANLILKQLGAIN; encoded by the coding sequence ATGATTTGGCTCTACCGCCTACTCTTTCCCTTCGCGCTGATCGTAGGCCTGCCTTTCTACCTGAAGCGAATCCTCAAACGCGGAGGTTACGGAGAGAGATTCGCCGATCGCCTGGGATTCCCCCCCTCCTTCAATCGGAAAGAAGGTGGTAGAGTCGTTTGGATCCAAGCGGTTAGTGTCGGTGAAATTTTGGCGATTCAGCCAGTAATCAAACTCCTCAAAGAGAGAAACCAGAATCTTCAGGTAGTCCTTACTACGACCACGAGCACCGGTTTCGCAATTGCCCGTGAGAAGAACATTGGAGCCGATTTTCTTGCCTACTTTCCGGTGGATCTCTGGCCGGTGAGTGCAAAAGTTTGGAAGCGGTTCCGACCCGATCTTTGCATCCTCATGGAAGGCGAGCTTTGGCCGGAGCACCTCCATCAGGCAAAAAAGAGAGGCGTCCCGGTCTATCTGATCAACGCGCGGTTGTCGGACAGATCCTTCCGGCGTTATCAGAAGGCAGGAAGCCTCGGACGATTTCCTTTTCGAGGAGTCACCAAGGTATGTGCCGGCTCAAAGGAGGATGCTGAGCGTTTTGATGAGCTCCTCGAGGGCACGATTCCAGTTGAGGTCTTTGGAAACCTGAAATTCGACGTCGATGTGATTGAGCTTCCGAATCCCGAAAAGCGACTCTCTGAACTAAGAGAGCTCGGTCTCGTATCGGAGCTGTCGGTCAAGCCTCCGTTGATTCTCCTTGGTTCGTCGACGTGGCCGGGTGAGGCGACTCCGTTGGTCAAAGCCTACCAGGTTCTTGCGAGCAGAGGGCTCGATTTACGACTCGTCATCGTGCCGCGTCATGCTGAGAAAAGGGCCGGGGTAATCGCGGAGATCGAGAACCTCGGACTGTCTGCGTCCGTCCGCAGCGTAGATGGCCCTTGTAAAAGTGGGGACCGAGTCTATCTTGCTGATACGACCGGAGAGCTACAGAGCTTTACTGCGTTGTCGGATCTTGTTTTTGTCGGGAAAAGCTTGCCACCTAGTGACGGTGGCCAAACTCCCATTGAAGCTGCTGCCCTAGGCAAACCGATCGTATACGGTCCCCAAATGACAAATTTTAAAGCTGCTTGTAGCGGTTTGGAGAAGCGAGGCGGAGCACTTCGCGCGGAGGATGAAGGTGAGGTGGAGACCACTCTGGTTGAACTAGCACTCAATCCCGAGAAACGTGCGTCTATGTCTGCCGCATCCCTTGCCTGGCACCGAGAGAACCGCGGTTCAGTCGAGCGGACGGCCAATCTGATTCTAAAACAATTAGGGGCTATAAATTAG
- the dapA gene encoding 4-hydroxy-tetrahydrodipicolinate synthase yields the protein MADGTTIFRGVQTALATPMLDGKVSWADLEKLVAAQMEAGVTGLVAVGTTGESPTLTTDEHIGVIQKVRELSGGKVPVIAGTGSNSTAEALHLSKEAENVGADALLLVAPYYNKPNQEGLFLHFSAIAEATSIPILLYSIPSRCGIEIGVETVVRLREKYPLVCGIKEAGGSCDRVISLVSALDDQFAVTSGDDGLTLPFLSLGATGVVSVASNAFPAELIEMVDSFSNNPEKANRIFRRFAPLFSALFVEPNPVPVKFVLREMGLLQSAEVRLPLAPISSETEELLRSLLAEIE from the coding sequence ATGGCAGACGGTACAACTATCTTTCGTGGGGTGCAGACAGCCCTCGCCACCCCGATGCTTGATGGCAAAGTGTCCTGGGCGGATCTGGAAAAGCTGGTAGCTGCGCAGATGGAAGCCGGTGTGACCGGTCTGGTTGCTGTGGGAACGACGGGTGAATCTCCAACCTTAACTACCGATGAACACATCGGTGTGATCCAAAAGGTGCGGGAGCTTTCAGGAGGAAAGGTTCCTGTAATCGCGGGAACGGGATCGAATTCGACGGCCGAGGCGCTCCACCTGTCAAAGGAGGCGGAGAATGTGGGAGCCGATGCACTTTTGCTGGTCGCACCGTATTACAACAAACCGAATCAGGAGGGACTTTTTCTTCATTTCTCTGCAATTGCCGAAGCCACGAGTATTCCAATCTTGCTCTATTCAATTCCTTCCCGTTGTGGGATTGAGATCGGGGTCGAGACGGTCGTTCGTCTTCGGGAAAAGTATCCCTTGGTATGCGGAATCAAGGAGGCCGGTGGTTCTTGTGATCGGGTGATTTCCCTCGTAAGTGCTCTTGACGATCAGTTTGCCGTAACGAGTGGTGACGACGGACTGACCCTTCCGTTTCTTTCTTTGGGTGCTACCGGTGTCGTCAGCGTTGCCTCCAATGCGTTCCCCGCAGAGTTGATCGAAATGGTGGACTCGTTTTCCAACAACCCGGAAAAGGCCAACAGGATTTTTCGCCGCTTTGCGCCTCTGTTTAGCGCACTTTTTGTCGAGCCAAACCCGGTTCCGGTAAAGTTCGTCCTTCGGGAAATGGGACTGCTCCAGAGTGCTGAAGTTCGTCTGCCTTTGGCTCCTATTTCCAGTGAAACCGAGGAATTGCTTCGCTCGCTTCTTGCGGAGATTGAATGA
- a CDS encoding PilT/PilU family type 4a pilus ATPase, which translates to MFIFFSMGAHGSTDGSHAIDAIHSILAHAVRLGASDIHLKASKVPVIRCRGQLSELEGQNPLEPEKIRFFIEKTAVGIFRDQWEKEFQVDYAYRLEDVGRFRVNGFLQRTLPGLVFRLVNDSPPTLESLNHEPELFRDLCKLKDGIVLVCGATGSGKSSTLAAMIDLINKEDKKHIVTLEDPIEYTYTDDKSLINQREIGIDIHSFDSGLRAVLRQDPDIILIGEMRDKATFETALRAAETGHLVLSTLHAAHSQQAVRRLFEFFPAEQQELMKRQIAEALRCTIVQKLIPNILGDGRMPAKEVMVVDPSVKKVIELGKFEKLASAIEAGKDSGSNTLNWDLYRLVNEGSVSKESAMAFSPNPKQLEMNLKGIFLSTGGLVS; encoded by the coding sequence GTGTTCATCTTTTTCTCTATGGGAGCACATGGCAGCACTGATGGTTCGCACGCAATTGACGCCATCCATTCTATTCTGGCGCATGCGGTCCGGTTAGGGGCAAGTGATATACACCTGAAGGCATCAAAAGTGCCGGTGATCCGCTGCCGGGGGCAGCTCAGCGAATTGGAAGGCCAAAATCCACTCGAACCAGAAAAGATTCGTTTCTTTATCGAGAAGACTGCGGTCGGGATTTTTCGGGATCAGTGGGAGAAGGAATTTCAAGTGGATTATGCCTACCGTTTGGAGGATGTCGGCCGTTTCCGGGTCAACGGTTTTCTCCAGCGCACCCTTCCTGGATTGGTTTTCCGTCTGGTGAACGATAGTCCGCCGACCTTGGAGAGTCTGAACCACGAGCCCGAGCTTTTCCGTGACCTTTGCAAACTGAAAGATGGGATCGTTCTAGTCTGTGGGGCCACCGGGTCCGGAAAAAGCTCTACGCTGGCAGCGATGATCGACCTGATCAACAAGGAGGACAAAAAGCACATAGTAACCCTCGAAGATCCGATTGAATACACCTACACGGACGACAAGTCGCTCATTAACCAGCGAGAAATTGGAATAGATATCCACTCTTTCGATAGTGGATTGCGTGCGGTTCTGCGACAGGATCCGGATATTATCCTGATTGGAGAAATGCGGGACAAGGCGACTTTTGAAACTGCCCTTCGCGCAGCAGAAACCGGGCATCTAGTTTTGTCTACGTTACACGCAGCACACTCTCAGCAGGCGGTTCGGCGTCTCTTTGAGTTCTTTCCGGCCGAGCAGCAGGAACTCATGAAACGCCAGATTGCTGAGGCCTTGCGATGCACAATCGTCCAGAAGCTGATTCCCAATATCCTGGGAGACGGACGGATGCCCGCTAAAGAGGTTATGGTGGTCGATCCATCCGTGAAAAAAGTCATTGAGCTCGGAAAGTTTGAAAAGCTCGCTTCAGCGATTGAGGCAGGAAAAGACAGCGGTTCGAATACCCTCAATTGGGATCTTTATCGTTTGGTGAACGAGGGATCGGTTTCAAAGGAAAGTGCAATGGCTTTCTCGCCGAACCCGAAGCAGCTTGAGATGAACCTGAAAGGAATCTTCTTGAGTACGGGCGGTCTTGTAAGCTGA